From Pagrus major chromosome 6, Pma_NU_1.0, one genomic window encodes:
- the pfkfb2b gene encoding 6-phosphofructo-2-kinase/fructose-2,6-bisphosphatase 2 isoform X2 produces MSSTQIDNGSANSAEAKKTDVRMNEKKCSWASYMTNSPTVIVMIGLPARGKTYMSKKLTRYLNWIGVPTKVFNLGVYRREAVRAYKSYDFFRHDNEEAMKIRKQCALVALQDVKAYLSKEGGQIAVFDATNTTRERRDLILAFVKENAFKVFFVESVCDDPEVIAANILEVKVSSPDYPERHRERVMDDFLKRIECYKVTYQPIDPDDYDKDLSFIKVINVGRRFLVNRVQDYIQSKIVYYLMNIHVHSHSIYLCRHGESNHNVEGRIGGDSELSPRGKQFAHALRDFIEEHKLSDLKVWTSQLRRTIQTAEELGVPYEQWKILNEIDAGVCEEMTYEMIQKTFPEEFALRDQDKYHYRYPGGESYQDLVQRLEPVIMELERQGNVLVICHQAVMRCLLAYFLDKSAEDLPYMKCPLHTVLKLTPVAYGCKVEMFYLNVEAVNTHRDRPLGKSPRDSALIHRRNSYTPLSSHDQVKRPRLYSAGNQPWLPLAPTPSALMPEGRQSQPRIGSGCLSPCAKESTLTAPKKLVAVSASE; encoded by the exons ATGTCAAGCACTCAGATAGACAATGGCTCTGCAAACTCAGCAGAAGCAAAGAAAACAGACGTGAGAATGAATGAGAAGAAATGCT CATGGGCGTCCTACATGACTAATTCTCCAACCGTGATCGTGATGATCGGCCTGCCTGCAAGAGGGAAGACCTACATGTCAAAGAAACTCACACGTTACCTCAACTGGATCGGAGTACCAACCAAAG TGTTCAACTTGGGCGTGTACCGCAGAGAGGCCGTCAGAGCTTATAAGTCCTATGATTTCTTCCGCCATGACAATGAAGAGGCCATGAAAATAAGGAA GCAGTGTGCTCTGGTCGCTCTGCAGGATGTGAAGGCCTACCTGTCGAAGGAGGGAGGTCAGATCGCG GTGTTTGATGCAACGAACACAACAAGAGAACGACGAGACCTCATTCTAGCTTTTGTGAAGGAAAACGCGTTCAAG GTGTTCTTTGTCGAGTCCGTGTGTGACGACCCAGAGGTCATCGCTGCTAATATTCTG gaagtgaaagtgtCCAGTCCCGACTACcctgagagacacagagagagagtcatGGATGACTTCCTCAAACGAATCGAGTGCTACAAGGTTACGTACCAACCAATAGATCCTGACGATTACGACAA GGACCTTTCTTTCATCAAGGTGATTAACGTGGGCCGGCGTTTCCTGGTGAACCGGGTGCAGGACTACATCCAGAGTAAGATCGTCTACTACCTCATGAACATCCACGTGCACTCGCACTCCATCTACCTGTGCCGGCACGGAGAGAGCAACCACAACGTCGAAGGCCGCATCGGAGGAGACTCAGAACTTTCTCCTCGAGGGAAACAG TTCGCCCACGCCTTGCGAGATTTCATCGAAGAGCACAAACTGTCAGATTTGAAGGTGTGGACGAGCCAACTGAGGAGAACCATCCAGACAGCCGAGGAGCTCGGGGTTCCTTACGAACAATGGAAGATACTCAACGAGATTGACGCT ggtgtgtgtgaggagatgACTTACGAGATGATCCAGAAGACATTCCCAGAGGAGTTTGCTTTGAGGGACCAGGACAAGTACCACTACCGCTATCCAGGAGGAGAG tcCTACCAGGACCTCGTTCAGCGTCTGGAGCCTGTTATCATGGAGTTAGAGAGACAGGGCAACGTGCTGGTCATCTGCCACCAGGCTGTGATGCGCTGTCTGCTCGCTTACTTCCTGGACAAGAGTGCAG AGGATCTACCGTACATGAAGTGTCCGCTCCACACGGTCCTCAAGCTGACCCCTGTCGCATATG GTTGTAAAGTGGAAATGTTTTATCTTAACGTGGAGGCAGTAAACACGCACCGAGACCGGCCTCTT GGTAAAAGCCCGAGGGACTCTGCTCTCATACACCGGCGGAATAGTTACACTCCCTTGTCCAGTCACGACCAGGTCAAGCGTCCCAGGCTCTACAGCGCGGGCAACCAGCCCTGGCTACCGCTCGCCCCCACCCCATCAGCTCTGATGCCCGAGGGACGGCAAAGCCAA CCTCGGATAGGAAGCGGTTGTCT GAGTCCCTGTGCGAAGGAATCGACTTTGACAGCCCCGAAGAAACTAGTGGCTGTGTCCGCTTCTGAGTGA
- the pfkfb2b gene encoding 6-phosphofructo-2-kinase/fructose-2,6-bisphosphatase 2 isoform X1 yields the protein MSSTQIDNGSANSAEAKKTDVRMNEKKCSWASYMTNSPTVIVMIGLPARGKTYMSKKLTRYLNWIGVPTKVFNLGVYRREAVRAYKSYDFFRHDNEEAMKIRKQCALVALQDVKAYLSKEGGQIAVFDATNTTRERRDLILAFVKENAFKVFFVESVCDDPEVIAANILEVKVSSPDYPERHRERVMDDFLKRIECYKVTYQPIDPDDYDKDLSFIKVINVGRRFLVNRVQDYIQSKIVYYLMNIHVHSHSIYLCRHGESNHNVEGRIGGDSELSPRGKQFAHALRDFIEEHKLSDLKVWTSQLRRTIQTAEELGVPYEQWKILNEIDAGVCEEMTYEMIQKTFPEEFALRDQDKYHYRYPGGESYQDLVQRLEPVIMELERQGNVLVICHQAVMRCLLAYFLDKSAEDLPYMKCPLHTVLKLTPVAYGCKVEMFYLNVEAVNTHRDRPLGKSPRDSALIHRRNSYTPLSSHDQVKRPRLYSAGNQPWLPLAPTPSALMPEGRQSQESLCEGIDFDSPEETSGCVRF from the exons ATGTCAAGCACTCAGATAGACAATGGCTCTGCAAACTCAGCAGAAGCAAAGAAAACAGACGTGAGAATGAATGAGAAGAAATGCT CATGGGCGTCCTACATGACTAATTCTCCAACCGTGATCGTGATGATCGGCCTGCCTGCAAGAGGGAAGACCTACATGTCAAAGAAACTCACACGTTACCTCAACTGGATCGGAGTACCAACCAAAG TGTTCAACTTGGGCGTGTACCGCAGAGAGGCCGTCAGAGCTTATAAGTCCTATGATTTCTTCCGCCATGACAATGAAGAGGCCATGAAAATAAGGAA GCAGTGTGCTCTGGTCGCTCTGCAGGATGTGAAGGCCTACCTGTCGAAGGAGGGAGGTCAGATCGCG GTGTTTGATGCAACGAACACAACAAGAGAACGACGAGACCTCATTCTAGCTTTTGTGAAGGAAAACGCGTTCAAG GTGTTCTTTGTCGAGTCCGTGTGTGACGACCCAGAGGTCATCGCTGCTAATATTCTG gaagtgaaagtgtCCAGTCCCGACTACcctgagagacacagagagagagtcatGGATGACTTCCTCAAACGAATCGAGTGCTACAAGGTTACGTACCAACCAATAGATCCTGACGATTACGACAA GGACCTTTCTTTCATCAAGGTGATTAACGTGGGCCGGCGTTTCCTGGTGAACCGGGTGCAGGACTACATCCAGAGTAAGATCGTCTACTACCTCATGAACATCCACGTGCACTCGCACTCCATCTACCTGTGCCGGCACGGAGAGAGCAACCACAACGTCGAAGGCCGCATCGGAGGAGACTCAGAACTTTCTCCTCGAGGGAAACAG TTCGCCCACGCCTTGCGAGATTTCATCGAAGAGCACAAACTGTCAGATTTGAAGGTGTGGACGAGCCAACTGAGGAGAACCATCCAGACAGCCGAGGAGCTCGGGGTTCCTTACGAACAATGGAAGATACTCAACGAGATTGACGCT ggtgtgtgtgaggagatgACTTACGAGATGATCCAGAAGACATTCCCAGAGGAGTTTGCTTTGAGGGACCAGGACAAGTACCACTACCGCTATCCAGGAGGAGAG tcCTACCAGGACCTCGTTCAGCGTCTGGAGCCTGTTATCATGGAGTTAGAGAGACAGGGCAACGTGCTGGTCATCTGCCACCAGGCTGTGATGCGCTGTCTGCTCGCTTACTTCCTGGACAAGAGTGCAG AGGATCTACCGTACATGAAGTGTCCGCTCCACACGGTCCTCAAGCTGACCCCTGTCGCATATG GTTGTAAAGTGGAAATGTTTTATCTTAACGTGGAGGCAGTAAACACGCACCGAGACCGGCCTCTT GGTAAAAGCCCGAGGGACTCTGCTCTCATACACCGGCGGAATAGTTACACTCCCTTGTCCAGTCACGACCAGGTCAAGCGTCCCAGGCTCTACAGCGCGGGCAACCAGCCCTGGCTACCGCTCGCCCCCACCCCATCAGCTCTGATGCCCGAGGGACGGCAAAGCCAA GAGTCCCTGTGCGAAGGAATCGACTTTGACAGCCCCGAAGAAACTAGTGGCTGTGTCCGCTTCTGA